In a genomic window of Glycine max cultivar Williams 82 chromosome 13, Glycine_max_v4.0, whole genome shotgun sequence:
- the LOC100777611 gene encoding auxin-induced protein X15: MACMWLKNARGGSGKKPPTDVPRGHLAVIVGEAKRRFVIRADYLNHPLLQQLLDQLYEGYGFNKSGPLAIPCDEFLFEDIIQTLRDGTSSSHVPLKKLDFGFSKDSMPLLQGLESKRRSSN; the protein is encoded by the coding sequence ATGGCTTGCATGTGGCTCAAGAATGCCCGTGGTGGCAGTGGGAAGAAGCCGCCGACGGACGTCCCACGTGGCCACTTGGCGGTGATCGTGGGAGAAGCAAAGAGAAGGTTTGTGATAAGGGCTGATTACCTTAACCATCCACTGCTTCAACAACTACTAGACCAATTATATGAAGGTTATGGCTTCAACAAGAGTGGTCCTCTGGCTATACCTTGTGATGAGTTCCTTTTTGAAGATATTATTCAGACCCTGAGAGATGGAACATCCTCTAGCCATGTGCCTCTCAAGAAGCTAGACTTCGGCTTTTCCAAGGACTCTATGCCCTTACTTCAGGGCCTTGAAAGCAAAAGGAGGAGCAGCAACTAA
- the LOC100777469 gene encoding probable 3-deoxy-D-manno-octulosonic acid transferase, mitochondrial isoform X1: MWTIQFTQEMVGAPEPLLYLLGVHIALMQQQPNTMTIIVPQHPQQGREVAKKLEKEGQNVVLRSQYEKFKPRANIYVVDTLGELRLLYTLMPITVIGGSLLPGWSGHNISEAAAAGCAVLTGFPVGHFSHMVLEMQRSNPLSVLQFTCRFLENWSLNTLSLSSSPMQHFKGIQESKTMRNEV, from the exons ATGTGGACTATTCAGTTTACTCAGGAAATGGTCGGTGCTCCTGAACCTCTG TTATATTTATTAGGTGTTCACATTGCCCTTATGCAGCAGCAACCTAATACAATGACTATTATTGTCCCTCAGCATCCACAGCAAGGACGAGAGGTTGCCAAA AAATTGGAGAAAGAAGGGCAAAATGTAGTTTTGAGGTCTCAATATGAGAAGTTTAAGCCACGAGCTAATATTTATGTGGTGGACACTTTGG GTGAATTAAGACTCTTGTACACATTAATGCCAATAACTGTGATTGGGGGTTCATTACTCCCTGGTTGGTCTGGCCACAATATCTCAGAAGCTGCAGCAGCTGGCTGTGCTGTTTTGACAG GTTTTCCCGTTGGGCATTTCTCCCACATGGTACTGGAAATGCAACGATCAAATCCTTTGTCAGTTCTTCAG TTTACTTGTAGGTTTCTGGAAAACTGGAGCTTGAACACGCTCTCATTGAGCTCTTCACCAATGCAACACTTCAA AGGAATCCAAGAGTCCAAGACTATGAGAAATGAAGTTTAA
- the LOC100777469 gene encoding probable 3-deoxy-D-manno-octulosonic acid transferase, mitochondrial isoform X5 yields MWTIQFTQEMVGAPEPLQQPNTMTIIVPQHPQQGREVAKKLEKEGQNVVLRSQYEKFKPRANIYVVDTLGELRLLYTLMPITVIGGSLLPGWSGHNISEAAAAGCAVLTGFPVGHFSHMVLEMQRSNPLSVLQFTCRFLENWSLNTLSLSSSPMQHFKGIQESKTMRNEV; encoded by the exons ATGTGGACTATTCAGTTTACTCAGGAAATGGTCGGTGCTCCTGAACCTCTG CAGCAACCTAATACAATGACTATTATTGTCCCTCAGCATCCACAGCAAGGACGAGAGGTTGCCAAA AAATTGGAGAAAGAAGGGCAAAATGTAGTTTTGAGGTCTCAATATGAGAAGTTTAAGCCACGAGCTAATATTTATGTGGTGGACACTTTGG GTGAATTAAGACTCTTGTACACATTAATGCCAATAACTGTGATTGGGGGTTCATTACTCCCTGGTTGGTCTGGCCACAATATCTCAGAAGCTGCAGCAGCTGGCTGTGCTGTTTTGACAG GTTTTCCCGTTGGGCATTTCTCCCACATGGTACTGGAAATGCAACGATCAAATCCTTTGTCAGTTCTTCAG TTTACTTGTAGGTTTCTGGAAAACTGGAGCTTGAACACGCTCTCATTGAGCTCTTCACCAATGCAACACTTCAA AGGAATCCAAGAGTCCAAGACTATGAGAAATGAAGTTTAA
- the LOC100777469 gene encoding probable 3-deoxy-D-manno-octulosonic acid transferase, mitochondrial isoform X6: protein MWTIQFTQEMVGAPEPLLYLLGVHIALMQQQPNTMTIIVPQHPQQGREVAKKLEKEGQNVVLRSQYEKFKPRANIYVVDTLGELRLLYTLMPITVIGGSLLPGWSGHNISEAAAAGCAVLTVLQFTCRFLENWSLNTLSLSSSPMQHFKGIQESKTMRNEV from the exons ATGTGGACTATTCAGTTTACTCAGGAAATGGTCGGTGCTCCTGAACCTCTG TTATATTTATTAGGTGTTCACATTGCCCTTATGCAGCAGCAACCTAATACAATGACTATTATTGTCCCTCAGCATCCACAGCAAGGACGAGAGGTTGCCAAA AAATTGGAGAAAGAAGGGCAAAATGTAGTTTTGAGGTCTCAATATGAGAAGTTTAAGCCACGAGCTAATATTTATGTGGTGGACACTTTGG GTGAATTAAGACTCTTGTACACATTAATGCCAATAACTGTGATTGGGGGTTCATTACTCCCTGGTTGGTCTGGCCACAATATCTCAGAAGCTGCAGCAGCTGGCTGTGCTGTTTTGACAG TTCTTCAG TTTACTTGTAGGTTTCTGGAAAACTGGAGCTTGAACACGCTCTCATTGAGCTCTTCACCAATGCAACACTTCAA AGGAATCCAAGAGTCCAAGACTATGAGAAATGAAGTTTAA
- the LOC100777469 gene encoding probable 3-deoxy-D-manno-octulosonic acid transferase, mitochondrial isoform X4 — translation MWTIQFTQEMVGAPEPLLYLLGVHIALMQQQPNTMTIIVPQHPQQGREVAKKLEKEGQNVVLRSQYEKFKPRANIYVVDTLGELRLLYTLMPITVIGGSLLPGWSGHNISEAAAAGCAVLTGFPVGHFSHMVLEMQRSNPLSVLQVSGKLELEHALIELFTNATLQRNPRVQDYEK, via the exons ATGTGGACTATTCAGTTTACTCAGGAAATGGTCGGTGCTCCTGAACCTCTG TTATATTTATTAGGTGTTCACATTGCCCTTATGCAGCAGCAACCTAATACAATGACTATTATTGTCCCTCAGCATCCACAGCAAGGACGAGAGGTTGCCAAA AAATTGGAGAAAGAAGGGCAAAATGTAGTTTTGAGGTCTCAATATGAGAAGTTTAAGCCACGAGCTAATATTTATGTGGTGGACACTTTGG GTGAATTAAGACTCTTGTACACATTAATGCCAATAACTGTGATTGGGGGTTCATTACTCCCTGGTTGGTCTGGCCACAATATCTCAGAAGCTGCAGCAGCTGGCTGTGCTGTTTTGACAG GTTTTCCCGTTGGGCATTTCTCCCACATGGTACTGGAAATGCAACGATCAAATCCTTTGTCAGTTCTTCAG GTTTCTGGAAAACTGGAGCTTGAACACGCTCTCATTGAGCTCTTCACCAATGCAACACTTCAA AGGAATCCAAGAGTCCAAGACTATGAGAAATGA
- the LOC100777469 gene encoding probable 3-deoxy-D-manno-octulosonic acid transferase, mitochondrial isoform X2 encodes MWTIQFTQEMVGAPEPLLYLLGVHIALMQQQPNTMTIIVPQHPQQGREVAKKLEKEGQNVVLRSQYEKFKPRANIYVVDTLGELRLLYTLMPITVIGGSLLPGWSGHNISEAAAAGCAVLTGFPVGHFSHMVLEMQRSNPLSVLQFTCRFLENWSLNTLSLSSSPMQHFKYARNPRVQDYEK; translated from the exons ATGTGGACTATTCAGTTTACTCAGGAAATGGTCGGTGCTCCTGAACCTCTG TTATATTTATTAGGTGTTCACATTGCCCTTATGCAGCAGCAACCTAATACAATGACTATTATTGTCCCTCAGCATCCACAGCAAGGACGAGAGGTTGCCAAA AAATTGGAGAAAGAAGGGCAAAATGTAGTTTTGAGGTCTCAATATGAGAAGTTTAAGCCACGAGCTAATATTTATGTGGTGGACACTTTGG GTGAATTAAGACTCTTGTACACATTAATGCCAATAACTGTGATTGGGGGTTCATTACTCCCTGGTTGGTCTGGCCACAATATCTCAGAAGCTGCAGCAGCTGGCTGTGCTGTTTTGACAG GTTTTCCCGTTGGGCATTTCTCCCACATGGTACTGGAAATGCAACGATCAAATCCTTTGTCAGTTCTTCAG TTTACTTGTAGGTTTCTGGAAAACTGGAGCTTGAACACGCTCTCATTGAGCTCTTCACCAATGCAACACTTCAAGTACGCG AGGAATCCAAGAGTCCAAGACTATGAGAAATGA
- the LOC100777469 gene encoding probable 3-deoxy-D-manno-octulosonic acid transferase, mitochondrial isoform X8: MWTIQFTQEMVGAPEPLQQPNTMTIIVPQHPQQGREVAKKLEKEGQNVVLRSQYEKFKPRANIYVVDTLGELRLLYTLMPITVIGGSLLPGWSGHNISEAAAAGCAVLTGFPVGHFSHMVLEMQRSNPLSVLQVSGKLELEHALIELFTNATLQRNPRVQDYEK, from the exons ATGTGGACTATTCAGTTTACTCAGGAAATGGTCGGTGCTCCTGAACCTCTG CAGCAACCTAATACAATGACTATTATTGTCCCTCAGCATCCACAGCAAGGACGAGAGGTTGCCAAA AAATTGGAGAAAGAAGGGCAAAATGTAGTTTTGAGGTCTCAATATGAGAAGTTTAAGCCACGAGCTAATATTTATGTGGTGGACACTTTGG GTGAATTAAGACTCTTGTACACATTAATGCCAATAACTGTGATTGGGGGTTCATTACTCCCTGGTTGGTCTGGCCACAATATCTCAGAAGCTGCAGCAGCTGGCTGTGCTGTTTTGACAG GTTTTCCCGTTGGGCATTTCTCCCACATGGTACTGGAAATGCAACGATCAAATCCTTTGTCAGTTCTTCAG GTTTCTGGAAAACTGGAGCTTGAACACGCTCTCATTGAGCTCTTCACCAATGCAACACTTCAA AGGAATCCAAGAGTCCAAGACTATGAGAAATGA
- the LOC100777469 gene encoding probable 3-deoxy-D-manno-octulosonic acid transferase, mitochondrial isoform X7, with product MWTIQFTQEMVGAPEPLLYLLGVHIALMQQQPNTMTIIVPQHPQQGREVAKKLEKEGQNVVLRSQYEKFKPRANIYVVDTLGELRLLYTLMPITVIGGSLLPGWSGHNISEAAAAGCAVLTVLQFTCRFLENWSLNTLSLSSSPMQHFKYARNPRVQDYEK from the exons ATGTGGACTATTCAGTTTACTCAGGAAATGGTCGGTGCTCCTGAACCTCTG TTATATTTATTAGGTGTTCACATTGCCCTTATGCAGCAGCAACCTAATACAATGACTATTATTGTCCCTCAGCATCCACAGCAAGGACGAGAGGTTGCCAAA AAATTGGAGAAAGAAGGGCAAAATGTAGTTTTGAGGTCTCAATATGAGAAGTTTAAGCCACGAGCTAATATTTATGTGGTGGACACTTTGG GTGAATTAAGACTCTTGTACACATTAATGCCAATAACTGTGATTGGGGGTTCATTACTCCCTGGTTGGTCTGGCCACAATATCTCAGAAGCTGCAGCAGCTGGCTGTGCTGTTTTGACAG TTCTTCAG TTTACTTGTAGGTTTCTGGAAAACTGGAGCTTGAACACGCTCTCATTGAGCTCTTCACCAATGCAACACTTCAAGTACGCG AGGAATCCAAGAGTCCAAGACTATGAGAAATGA
- the LOC100777469 gene encoding probable 3-deoxy-D-manno-octulosonic acid transferase, mitochondrial isoform X10: MWTIQFTQEMVGAPEPLLYLLGVHIALMQQQPNTMTIIVPQHPQQGREVAKKLEKEGQNVVLRSQYEKFKPRANIYVVDTLGELRLLYTLMPITVIGGSLLPGWSGHNISEAAAAGCAVLTVLQVSGKLELEHALIELFTNATLQRNPRVQDYEK, encoded by the exons ATGTGGACTATTCAGTTTACTCAGGAAATGGTCGGTGCTCCTGAACCTCTG TTATATTTATTAGGTGTTCACATTGCCCTTATGCAGCAGCAACCTAATACAATGACTATTATTGTCCCTCAGCATCCACAGCAAGGACGAGAGGTTGCCAAA AAATTGGAGAAAGAAGGGCAAAATGTAGTTTTGAGGTCTCAATATGAGAAGTTTAAGCCACGAGCTAATATTTATGTGGTGGACACTTTGG GTGAATTAAGACTCTTGTACACATTAATGCCAATAACTGTGATTGGGGGTTCATTACTCCCTGGTTGGTCTGGCCACAATATCTCAGAAGCTGCAGCAGCTGGCTGTGCTGTTTTGACAG TTCTTCAG GTTTCTGGAAAACTGGAGCTTGAACACGCTCTCATTGAGCTCTTCACCAATGCAACACTTCAA AGGAATCCAAGAGTCCAAGACTATGAGAAATGA
- the LOC100777469 gene encoding probable 3-deoxy-D-manno-octulosonic acid transferase, mitochondrial isoform X3: MWTIQFTQEMVGAPEPLLYLLGVHIALMQQQPNTMTIIVPQHPQQGREVAKKLEKEGQNVVLRSQYEKFKPRANIYVVDTLGELRLLYTLMPITVIGGSLLPGWSGHNISEAAAAGCAVLTGFPVGHFSHMVLEMQRSNPLSVLQVSGKLELEHALIELFTNATLQVREESKSPRL, translated from the exons ATGTGGACTATTCAGTTTACTCAGGAAATGGTCGGTGCTCCTGAACCTCTG TTATATTTATTAGGTGTTCACATTGCCCTTATGCAGCAGCAACCTAATACAATGACTATTATTGTCCCTCAGCATCCACAGCAAGGACGAGAGGTTGCCAAA AAATTGGAGAAAGAAGGGCAAAATGTAGTTTTGAGGTCTCAATATGAGAAGTTTAAGCCACGAGCTAATATTTATGTGGTGGACACTTTGG GTGAATTAAGACTCTTGTACACATTAATGCCAATAACTGTGATTGGGGGTTCATTACTCCCTGGTTGGTCTGGCCACAATATCTCAGAAGCTGCAGCAGCTGGCTGTGCTGTTTTGACAG GTTTTCCCGTTGGGCATTTCTCCCACATGGTACTGGAAATGCAACGATCAAATCCTTTGTCAGTTCTTCAG GTTTCTGGAAAACTGGAGCTTGAACACGCTCTCATTGAGCTCTTCACCAATGCAACACTTCAAGTACGCG AGGAATCCAAGAGTCCAAGACTATGA
- the LOC100777469 gene encoding probable 3-deoxy-D-manno-octulosonic acid transferase, mitochondrial isoform X9, whose translation MWTIQFTQEMVGAPEPLQQPNTMTIIVPQHPQQGREVAKKLEKEGQNVVLRSQYEKFKPRANIYVVDTLGELRLLYTLMPITVIGGSLLPGWSGHNISEAAAAGCAVLTGFPVGHFSHMVLEMQRSNPLSVLQVSGKLELEHALIELFTNATLQVREESKSPRL comes from the exons ATGTGGACTATTCAGTTTACTCAGGAAATGGTCGGTGCTCCTGAACCTCTG CAGCAACCTAATACAATGACTATTATTGTCCCTCAGCATCCACAGCAAGGACGAGAGGTTGCCAAA AAATTGGAGAAAGAAGGGCAAAATGTAGTTTTGAGGTCTCAATATGAGAAGTTTAAGCCACGAGCTAATATTTATGTGGTGGACACTTTGG GTGAATTAAGACTCTTGTACACATTAATGCCAATAACTGTGATTGGGGGTTCATTACTCCCTGGTTGGTCTGGCCACAATATCTCAGAAGCTGCAGCAGCTGGCTGTGCTGTTTTGACAG GTTTTCCCGTTGGGCATTTCTCCCACATGGTACTGGAAATGCAACGATCAAATCCTTTGTCAGTTCTTCAG GTTTCTGGAAAACTGGAGCTTGAACACGCTCTCATTGAGCTCTTCACCAATGCAACACTTCAAGTACGCG AGGAATCCAAGAGTCCAAGACTATGA
- the LOC100777469 gene encoding probable 3-deoxy-D-manno-octulosonic acid transferase, mitochondrial isoform X11 — protein sequence MWTIQFTQEMVGAPEPLLYLLGVHIALMQQQPNTMTIIVPQHPQQGREVAKKLEKEGQNVVLRSQYEKFKPRANIYVVDTLGELRLLYTLMPITVIGGSLLPGWSGHNISEAAAAGCAVLTVLQVSGKLELEHALIELFTNATLQVREESKSPRL from the exons ATGTGGACTATTCAGTTTACTCAGGAAATGGTCGGTGCTCCTGAACCTCTG TTATATTTATTAGGTGTTCACATTGCCCTTATGCAGCAGCAACCTAATACAATGACTATTATTGTCCCTCAGCATCCACAGCAAGGACGAGAGGTTGCCAAA AAATTGGAGAAAGAAGGGCAAAATGTAGTTTTGAGGTCTCAATATGAGAAGTTTAAGCCACGAGCTAATATTTATGTGGTGGACACTTTGG GTGAATTAAGACTCTTGTACACATTAATGCCAATAACTGTGATTGGGGGTTCATTACTCCCTGGTTGGTCTGGCCACAATATCTCAGAAGCTGCAGCAGCTGGCTGTGCTGTTTTGACAG TTCTTCAG GTTTCTGGAAAACTGGAGCTTGAACACGCTCTCATTGAGCTCTTCACCAATGCAACACTTCAAGTACGCG AGGAATCCAAGAGTCCAAGACTATGA
- the LOC100778693 gene encoding pentatricopeptide repeat-containing protein At3g14730 isoform X1, with product MNGRTLLRAVIPKPQQHHHHCRGFSTYDLGTCIATLQSCAHNANLSKGKELHTHLLKNAFFGSPLAITSLINMYSKCSLIDHSLRVFNFPTHHNKNVFAYNALIAGFLANALPQRALALYNQMRHLGIAPDKFTFPCVIRACGDDDDGFVVTKIHGLMFKVGLELDVFVGSALVNTYLKFRFVGEAYRVFEELPVRDVVLWNAMVNGFAQIGRFEEALGVFRRMGGNGVVPCRYTVTGVLSIFSVMGDFDNGRAVHGFVTKMGYESGVVVSNALIDMYGKCKCVGDALSVFEMMDEIDIFSWNSIMSVHERCGDHYGTLRLFDRMMGSSRVQPDLVTVTTVLPACTHLAALMHGREIHGYMVVNGLAKEESHDVFDDVLLNNALMDMYAKCGNMRDARMVFVNMREKDVASWNIMITGYGMHGYGGEALDIFSRMCQAQMVPNEISFVGLLSACSHAGMVKEGLGFLSEMESKYGVSPSIEHYTCVIDMLCRAGQLMEAYDLVLTMPFKADPVGWRSLLAACRLHNDTDLAEVAASKVIELEPDHCGNYVLMSNVYGVVGRYEEVLEWRYTMKQQNVKKRPGCSWIELVNGVHVFITGDRTHPQTEYIYAGLNSLTAVLQEHGYVPFI from the coding sequence ATGAATGGAAGAACACTCTTGAGAGCCGTCATCCCCAAACCACAACAACACCACCACCATTGTCGCGGTTTCTCAACGTACGACCTAGGAACGTGCATTGCCACCCTCCAATCATGTGCTCACAACGCaaacctctccaaaggcaaggaACTTCACACCCACTTGCTCAAAAACGCGTTCTTCGGATCCCCCCTCGCCATCACCAGCCTCATCAACATGTACTCCAAGTGCTCCCTCATCGACCATTCCCTCAGAGTCTTCAACTTCCCCACCCATCACAACAAAAACGTCTTTGCCTACAACGCGCTCATCGCTGGCTTCCTTGCAAACGCGCTTCCCCAACGCGCCCTTGCTCTGTATAACCAAATGAGGCATCTGGGTATTGCTCCTGACAAGTTCACTTTCCCGTGTGTCATCAGAGCCtgtggtgatgatgatgatggtttCGTGGTTACGAAGATTCATGGCTTGATGTTTAAGGTTGGCTTGGAATTGGATGTGTTTGTTGGCAGTGCGCTGGTAAATACTTACCTGAAATTCAGGTTTGTGGGGGAGGCGTACCGGGTGTTTGAGGAATTGCCTGTGAGAGATGTGGTGCTTTGGAATGCCATGGTTAATGGGTTTGCGCAGATTGGGAGGTTTGAGGAGGCTCTTGGGGTGTTTAGGAGGATGGGGGGAAACGGGGTGGTTCCTTGTAGATACACAGTTACTGGGGTTTTGTCGATATTTTCTGTGATGGGGGATTTTGACAATGGACGAGCTGTTCATGGGTTTGTGACAAAAATGGGTTATGAATCCGGAGTTGTTGTTTCAAATGCACTGATTGATATGTATGGGAAATGTAAATGTGTTGGTGATGCGTTGAGTGTGTTCGAGATGATGGACGAGATAGATATTTTTTCGTGGAACTCGATCATGTCGGTTCATGAACGGTGCGGTGATCATTATGGAACTTTGAGGCTTTTTGATAGAATGATGGGGAGCAGCAGGGTTCAGCCTGATTTGGTTACTGTTACAACAGTACTTCCGGCTTGTACTCATCTAGCAGCGTTGATGCATGGTAGAGAGATACATGGGTATATGGTTGTAAATGGGTTGGCAAAGGAAGAAAGTCACGATGTTTTTGATGATGTTCTATTGAACAATGCTTTGATGGACATGTATGCAAAATGTGGGAACATGAGAGATGCGCgaatggtttttgttaatatgaGAGAGAAGGATGTGGCATCATGGAACATCATGATCACTGGTTATGGAATGCATGGTTATGGTGGTGAGGCGTTGGATATTTTTTCTCGTATGTGTCAGGCTCAAATGGTACCTAATGAAATCAGTTTTGTTGGATTGCTATCTGCATGCAGCCATGCTGGCATGGTGAAAGAGGGGCTTGGGTTTCTCTCAGAAATGGAGTCAAAATATGGTGTTTCTCCATCCATTGAACACTACACCTGTGTGATTGACATGCTTTGCCGTGCAGGGCAGCTGATGGAGGCTTATGATTTAGTTCTGACAATGCCGTTTAAGGCTGATCCCGTAGGATGGAGGTCTTTGCTAGCAGCCTGCCGTCTCCACAACGACACAGACTTGGCTGAGGTTGCTGCTAGTAAAGTGATTGAACTTGAGCCAGACCATTGTGGAAATTATGTGTTAATGTCAAATGTTTATGGAGTTGTTGGTCGATATGAGGAAGTATTGGAGTGGAGGTATACAATGAAGCAACAAAATGTGAAGAAGAGACCAGGCTGCAGTTGGATTGAACTTGTGAATGGTGTGCATGTTTTTATAACAGGTGATAGGACACATCCCCAAACTGAATATATTTATGCAGGCTTAAATTCATTGACAGCAGTTCTGCAAGAGCATGGCTACGTCCCCTTTATCTAG
- the LOC100778693 gene encoding protein BONZAI 1 isoform X2 encodes MVEVQHKFTITALVEEPGCVLFTLRNHLWVPQNANPLRPLLSGSTAASNGNPRLPDSLHYIDPSGRPNAYQRAIVEVGEVLLLYDSDKRFPTWGFGARPIDGPVSHCFNLNGSSHYCEVEGIQGIMMAYTSALLNVSLAGPTLFGPVISTAALIASQSVANGGRKYFVLLIITDGVVTDLQETKDAIVKASDLPLSILIVGVGGADFKEMEVLDADKGERLESSYGRVASRDIVQFIPFREVQSGLSVVQAFLAELPAQFLTYVRSRNIQPNL; translated from the exons ATGGTAGAAGTTCAACATAAATTCACAATTACTGCACTGGTGGAGGAGCCTGGATGTGTCCTGTTTACCTTGAGGAACCATTTGTGGGTTCCACAAAATGCTAATCCTCTAAGGCCATTGTTGTCAGGCTCAACAGCTG CTTCAAATGGAAATCCACGCCTTCCAGATTCTTTGCATTATATTGATCCTTCAGGACGACCAAATGCATACCAGAGG GCAATTGTCGAGGTTGGGGAAGTGTTACTGTTGTATGATTCAGACAAACGATTTCCTACTTGGGGATTTGGAGCACGACCAATTGATGGTCCTGTTTCCCATTGTTTCAACTTGAACGGAAGTAGTCATTACTGTGAA GTGGAAGGGATCCAAGGAATTATGATGGCTTACACAAGTGCCCTGCTTAATGTATCTCTTGCAGGACCTACACTTTTTGGACCGGTCATAAGCACTGCTGCACTGATTGCCAGCCAATCTGTAGCAAATGGTGGAAGAAAGTActttgttttattaataatcACA GATGGAGTAGTGACAGATCTCCAAGAAACAAAAGATGCTATTGTTAAAGCATCTGACCTGCCATTATCAATCCTTATTGTTGGGGTAGGAGGAGCTGATTTCAAAGAAATGGAG GTTTTGGATGCAGACAAGGGAGAGAGGCTAGAAAGTTCATATGGACGCGTTGCTTCACGTGATATAGTCCAATTTATTCCATTTCGGGAGGTTCAAA GTGGACTTTCAGTTGTTCAAGCATTTCTAGCAGAATTACCGGCTCAATTTTTAACTTACGTGAGGAGCAGAAATATCCAGCCGAACCTCTAG